The genomic interval GCCAGCGTCGTCCGGGCTTCCCTGGGTTAGCACGACCTGGATCAACTGGGCCTGTTGTTCGGGATTGAGCTGGCCTTTTTCCAAGAGCGCCCGCAATGGAGCAGCGCTTTGTCCGCCACCCACCGCCTGCAGGGCAAAGACCAGCGCGTTGACATTCTCGCCAAAGGGGTTTTCCCCCCGTTCGATGCGTGGCAACCATAAGGAGCGCAAGTCGCGAAAGGTTTTCCACTGCGCAAATTCCAAAAAGCGGTCATTGGACGTGAGCGGCGCGGCGGCGACCAGGTTTAAAATTTCTGGTTGGGGAGCACGGATGGCGGCGCGATAGGCCTCTAACCGCACTCGGGGATGGGGGTCCGTCAGGGCGGCGGCAATGACGGGTAAGCCTCCCTGGGAATTCACAAATGTCGCGGAAATATCCTCCGCCCACTCCCCCCAAACCCGTGTCGCCGCCGCGCGCACACGGGGGTCGGTAGCGTGAATTAATTTTGCTATTAAGTGCCGGCGTGGAGACTGCCACGCGCGGTAGAGCCATAAATATTCCAAACCCAGCCGCTCTTGTGCGGCATTTTGGGGAGTAAAGTTTTCCACCAATTTAGCTAATTCAACACCGGAAAATTCCGGTCCCCGTTCTTGCAGCAATTGCCGGGCTTGTTCGCGTTCCCACAGTTCGGGACTATCGAGTTTGGCCAATAATTCCGCGGCCGAAAGCTCGGTCAATGGTTGATACTTGACGAGGGGACGAGCTTTATAAGTGACGCGCCAAATGCGGCCGTGGGTCTTATCGCGGCGCGGATCGCGAAAGTCAACCTCGCCATGTTGAATAATCGGGTTGTACCAATCGGCGATATAAAGCGCGCCGTCGGGGCCCATTTTGACATCGACGGGGCGGAACGCCTGATGTGATGATTTGATCAACTCCGGCATCTCCCGCGCGGCATAGCCCGCGCCATCCTCGCCGAGCACAAACCGGCAGACCCGCTGCGCCCGAAAGTCATTGGTGATCAAATTTCCCTGCCATTCCGGCGGAAAATTGCTAGATTCCACCACCTCCAGGCCACAATGCTTGGGGCTGCCGGGATTTAGCCCCTTGACGATTTTTTCGGACTCGTCGGCCCAGGTCATGATGGAACCAGGGAATACGTAATTAATCCCCTCGTTGCCGGCGCCGTCAGTGGCAAAGCTTTGTCCCCAGCGATCCCAGGCCATCCCCCAGGGATTAACCAGCCCCTTGGCATAAACGCGCAGGTCCTGCGTGCGGGGATGATACTGCCAAAATCCCCCGGCGTTCAACCGCCGGACACCGCGCGGCGTTTCAATATGGCTGTGAATGTACACGGACTGCGCAAAACACAGATCCCCGGCGGGGCTATTACGCAACGTATGAATAATATGATGCGTATCTTCGGTCCCAAAGCCGGATAACACCACCCGCGTATTATCCGCCCGGCCGTCGCCGTTAGTGTCTTTCAAATGCAGTAGCTCGGTGCTGTTGCCGACATACGCTCCGCCATCACCGGGAATAACCGCCGTGGGGATGAGTAGTCCGCCGGCAAACACGGTCGTCTGATCAGCCACGCCATCCCGGTCGAGATCCGCTAGGATAAGGATTTTATCATCGGCGGGGACCCCCGGTTGGATTTGCGGGTAGGTCTCGCTGGTGGCGACCCACAACCGCCCCTGGGCATCCCAGTTCATCTGGATGGGTTTGGCCAGGCGCGGATCGGCGGCAAACAAATTCACCTCAAACCCCGGCGGCAGTTGAAATGTCTTGCGCTCGTCCTCGGGATCGGTCGACGGAATCCCCAGGGCGTTAGGGTCACCAGGCCGCTGGGCGTGCAGATTTGGTAAATTGCTGTGCGCTGCGTTCAAGAGCAGGGTCAATATCAACGGCAAGCGAAAGAGCCGGGAAAGCATGTGAGTGGGAGCTGTGGAGTTTGGAGGTTTGGTTTTTGGTTTTTAGCGAACATAGCCGCTGATGGTATCGGCGGAGGAACAACAACGTCGCTGATGGTATCGGCGGAAAAGGATCGCAGTCGCAAAAAAACTTACAAATACGGCACCGGGACGGTGCTTACTACATTGACTCATACGGCACCGGGACGGTGCCTACTACTTTGACTCATACGGCACCGGGACGATGCTTACTACATTGACTCATACGGCACCGGGACGGTGCCTGCTACAATTCATAAACTACCGATTCAACGCCCAAATTTCCTCTTCCAGTTTGGCGACCAAGGGATCAAACTGGGCGATCTCTTTGGCGTTTTGACCTTGCTCATGCTTGCGAAAACCGAACAGATACGTTTGATTCTGCGGCCGCCAGCGATGAAAAAACAACTCGTTTTTGGCGATGATCTTTTGCCGCAATTCATCACTGGGCTGCGCATCGCGGCCATCCGGGGGGGTAAACAACAGCTTAGCGGCGGAGACGTAACCGGCATCATCAAGATGCAAGCCGTTGTAGGTGAGCGATGAGGCTTCCCCCCGCGCGGCGTCCGAGGGATA from Pirellulales bacterium carries:
- a CDS encoding HEAT repeat domain-containing protein, which produces MLSRLFRLPLILTLLLNAAHSNLPNLHAQRPGDPNALGIPSTDPEDERKTFQLPPGFEVNLFAADPRLAKPIQMNWDAQGRLWVATSETYPQIQPGVPADDKILILADLDRDGVADQTTVFAGGLLIPTAVIPGDGGAYVGNSTELLHLKDTNGDGRADNTRVVLSGFGTEDTHHIIHTLRNSPAGDLCFAQSVYIHSHIETPRGVRRLNAGGFWQYHPRTQDLRVYAKGLVNPWGMAWDRWGQSFATDGAGNEGINYVFPGSIMTWADESEKIVKGLNPGSPKHCGLEVVESSNFPPEWQGNLITNDFRAQRVCRFVLGEDGAGYAAREMPELIKSSHQAFRPVDVKMGPDGALYIADWYNPIIQHGEVDFRDPRRDKTHGRIWRVTYKARPLVKYQPLTELSAAELLAKLDSPELWEREQARQLLQERGPEFSGVELAKLVENFTPQNAAQERLGLEYLWLYRAWQSPRRHLIAKLIHATDPRVRAAATRVWGEWAEDISATFVNSQGGLPVIAAALTDPHPRVRLEAYRAAIRAPQPEILNLVAAAPLTSNDRFLEFAQWKTFRDLRSLWLPRIERGENPFGENVNALVFALQAVGGGQSAAPLRALLEKGQLNPEQQAQLIQVVLTQGSPDDAGWALARGVLADTPLSIRQAVFSGLAANLSRYAQPVPGAEAALRKASDAQDPPTRIAVAQLIGAWKLPQLEETILKWSSEPLEPVPVRLAAIRALGGLGTATAKEELRKFLTSAEQYPFLRAEAAIAMGQLELPTAIELTVKQLLIQLRVSDELARVCAELQQAPGAAELWKKQLQGVNISADAARLGLRAARRLAKRDPDLEQAWQLAGGLGESRTFTPAEISAMLADLPKAGDAARGEAIYRRAELNCQKCHAIGGAGGVGGPELRSLGASAPADYILQSLIDPSGKIKEGYNALLVEDHDGKSHSGIKIRETDQELVLRNSEDQEVVLQKATLNPPQLAQTSLMPVGLIEELTRQELLDLTRFLSELGKDGPYAVGQRRLARTWQTPAPVGDTFTLLGRIGVPVVLDQSGPLTWSSVYSTVNGELPLDGLTRQKFGANQQAVAFVRTRLEVSSAGLVVLRIANPRGVALYVNGQQEALAKNAAGAGEATLDLPVGRHTVVCAIEADVRSDPLSLELLDAEKSPAQAQWVGGK